The genomic stretch TGGCCATTAACCGGAGCTCACTTTACAGCACTCGGCCTCTGAAGCGTGCGAGGATCACAAGAGCAAAGCCGCTATTGCTGTCGGCCAAATGGCCTATTGGCCTTGTTTTTATGCATCGCTCCGCCCCATCGGGAGATGGGGTATCTGACAAATCAGATATGAACATGTTAGGTTATTCAAAAGTTAAGATGATAGAATTAGAATGTATGCACACGTCTCGCATTCGTCGGCACAGGACCGGTTGCTTTTCCTCATCAAGTGGACGGTACTGCCCGATTCTACCCGCAGAGCGGTGCAATAACCTCATGCAACGGGGTTACAGATCGACAAGGCACGAGATGACGGGGTGACACGGCTTCGGCTCTCGCCTAACTTGTCTGTCGAGAGACAGGGGCGTCCGACGTAGCCGGGCTGAGAAGCACCCTTTGAACCTGAACCAGATCATGCTGGCGGAGGGAGTCGATTGGGTGCCGCGTCGGGCTTTCCGCGTCTGCCCCGTCGCTTCTCCGCCATAAGGGAGAAGCAGAGATGACATCCACATCCATCCGCAACGTGCTCTCGATCGCCGGCTCGGACCCGTCCGGTGGCGCCGGCATCCAGGCCGACCTCAAGGCTTTCTCGGCGCGTGGTTGCTATGGCATGGCGGTCATCACGGCGCTGACGGCGCAGAATACCCGGGGTGTCTCGGCGGTCGTGCCGCTCGATCCGGACTTCGTCGCCGAGCAAATCCGCATGGTCTTCGATGATGTCAGGGTCGATGCCGTGAAGATCGGCATGATCGCCAATGCCGGGATTGCGATGGCTGTGGCGGAGGCGCTGAAGCCGCATCGTGGCATTCCCGTGGTTCTCGATCCGGTGATGATCGCCAAGGGTGGGGCCTCACTTCTCGATCCCGATGCTGTCGAGGCGCTCACTTCAGAACTTCTGCCGCTCGCGACTTTGCTCACCCCGAACCTGCCGGAGGCCGCAGCCCTGCTCGGCGATCCTGAAGCCTCCGACCGGCGCATCATGGAATCCCAGGCGGTCCGGCTGACTGCGCTCGGACCAAAAGCCGTATTGGTCAAGGGCGGGCATCTCGCTGGAGGTGAAAGCCCGGATGTCTTGGTTGCGGATGGAAAGGTCAGCTGGTTCGAGGCCCGCCGCGTCGAGACGTCCAACACGCACGGGACCGGCTGCTCGCTGTCGAGCGCCCTTGCGGCGGAGCTTGCGAAGGGCAGGGAGCCGCAAGAGGCGGTCGGTATCGCAAAGGCATGGCTGGCCGAGGCCGTGGCAGCCTCCGGCAGGCTGGCGGTCGGATCGGGACACGGCCCAGTGCACCACTTTCACGCCATGTGGTAGGCCTAGTCGATCGGGGTTGAGCGCAGTTCGTCCGCTATCAGGTCTGCGGCAATATAAGCGTCTTGCCAGCGACAAAAAGAAAACCCGGCGCTGGAGATCGCCGGGTTGAAGAAACTTGACTGTTAGCCGATGGCTGCCGGGTTAATGATCAACCTTGATAAAGGTTCCGTTCTGCAGCTCGCGCATTGCCTGCATCAGTTCCTCGCGGCTGTTCATGACGATTGGGCCATGCCATGCAACGGGTTCTTTGATGGGCTTGCCGGAAACGAGGAGGAAGCGGATACCCTGCTCGCCGGCCTGAACGGTAATTTCGTCCCCGGTGTCAAAGACGACCAGCGTCCGGTTACCGGAAAGATCGCGGATATTGAGTTCCTCGCCCATATATTCCTTCTCGACCTTCACGCCGAAGGGTTTCGATGCATCCCGGAACGTACCGGAGCCGGCGAAGATATAGGCGAAGGCGGATCGGTAGGTGTCCACAGGCAAGGTCTTGCGCTTGCCCGGTGGAACAGAGATATCGAGATAGACGGGCTCTGCGGCGATCCCGTCGACCGGGCCGCTCGTCCCCCAGAATTCACCACAGATGACCCGGACGGCTGTACCGTCGTCATCAACAACAACAGGAATATCCGAGCCTCGGATATCTTGATAACGAGGTGTCGTCATCTTCAGTGAAGAGGGCAGGTTGGCCCAGAGCTGAAAACCATGCATACGGCCCGCGAAATCTCCCTTTGGCATTTCCTGATGCATGATGCCGCTGCCAGCCGTCATCCACTGGATGTCTCCCGCTCCGAGTGACCCGCGATTGCCGAGGCTGTCGCCGTGCTCGACCGTCCCGGCCAGTACATAGGTGATCGTTTCGATCCCGCGATGCGGATGCCAAGGGAAACCTCGGATATAATCGGTGGGGTCATCATTGCGAAAATCATCCATCATCAGAAACGGGTCCGTCATGGACGGATCACCAAAGCCGAAGACACGGTGCAGCTTTACGCCAGCCCCCTCCATGGCAGGGGTCGCACGGCTTTCGAATTTCACGGGGCGTATCGACATGGCGGCCTCTTTCAAAGACTCTCAATTTTCGTGAGACATGATATAGAAAAGGTCATGCCACCCCGTAGGATCGATCTGAGAACGCTGTGTTCACAAAATAAAGCGTTTTCGCCTCGAAAGACTTGTCAGTCCGGTCCTAAATCTGTCATGAACTGCCCATCTTCATGAACTGTTAGCTATTCAGGCAAACACTAGTGGAAAGTCCGCGAAGAGAGGCTTTGCGGCAATCGGAGCAGATGACCCATGTGCCGTTGGGCAGCCTACCGCGGTGACGCGATTTACCTTGAAGAACTTGTCAGTTCACCCGCCCATTCCCTGATAGAGCAGTCCCATTGCGCAACACGCGCCAAGACCTCGACAAATGCTGATGGTTTCGGTTTGGCGTGGTATGGAGATCGTCCAGAGCCGGGACGATTTCGCGATGTTCTGCCAGCCTGGTCCGACTGTAATCTGAAAAGCCTCGCACGCCAGATAAGGTCGCCACTCTTCCTGGCACATGTCCGCGCCGCCACTCATGGTTCTACGCGTCGTGACAATTGCCATCCCTTCGTTCACGACAACTGGTCCTTCATGCATAACGGCCAGATCGATCATTTCGATCAGTTGCGTCGCCCCATGGAGACCATGCTGGATGACGAGTATTTCAACGGACGCCATGGAAATACCGATTCAGAGCTTCTGTTCCTGCTGGCCATGCAGTTCGGCATGAAGGAGCGACCGCTGGCAGCCATGGCGGAAGCTATTGGTTTCGTGACCGGTCTCAGCCTTCATCTTGTCGGTTCGGTGAAGATCCGTTTTACGGCTGCCTTCTCTGACGGCAAAAGCCTCTATGCCGTTCGCTATGCCTCGGATCGCTTTGCTCCAACGCTGTTTGCGGGTCCCATGGGAGAAAGCGGCAGCCATTGTGTTGTCTCGGAGCCGCTGAACGACGACACCGATGCATGGATGGAGATCCCGCCGGACAGCGCGGTGGTGGTCGATGACACGGGATTGCGTGTCGAAGCCTTCAAACCGGCTGTCGAGACGCAACGCTTGCCGAATTTGGCACTCGCCAACTGATCTGCTCAGTCGAGACCTTTAGGGATACCCAGTTCTGTGCGGGTCTTTTGTGTGAGGCCCTGTGCCACAAGCCTATGTGATCGTTGAAGATAATACTGCAGATCATCGCTGGAAAGCGGCGCCTCTGCCGATACGGAAACCCATTTCCGCTTGGCGAAATAGGGTGCCTGGCTAACTCCATCCATTGACGACAGGATCTCGAAACTTTCCTCGGTGACCTTGAAGGTGATCCGATGGCTGGTATCGGTCAACAAGGCAAAGACCTTGTCTGCGACCTTGGCAACCCGGCTATCCCATTGATCGACGAAGGATACACCCGGAAGTCTCGCGACGAAATCCTCGAATTCGGCTCGTTCGAAGAGATTGCTCATGGCTTCTCAACACGCTCCGCTATCCAGTGGGCAAGCTTCATTGCCACAGCATCCTTGTCCATCTCTGGCCAGACTTCGGAGCCGGATGTCGTGATCAGCCGAACGGTATTTCGACTGCCGCCCATTATCCCGGTTTCAGGGGATACGTCGTTGGCAACGATAAGGTCAGCGCCCTTACGCTCCAGTTTTGCTCGACCGTTCTCCTCCACATTCTGGGTCTCGGCTGCAAAACCGACGACGAGACGCGGTCGGTTTGGGTGGTGGCCGACCGTCTTCAGAATATCGGGGTTCTCGGTCAGTTCGAGCGGCGCCGGCGCAGCCCCCGCCTGTTTCTTGATCTTCTGGTCGGCTGACGAGGCGACCCGCCAGTCTGCGACAGCTGCAACCATAACCGCTATATCGGCGGGAAGGGCAGCAAGGACCGCGTCGCGCATTTCCTCGGCCCGTTCGATGTGGATGGTGGTCACACCCGCCGGATCAGCAATGGTAACCGGCCCGGAGACAAGCGTCACCTTGGCGCCCAATCTGGAAAGTGCTGCTGCAATCGCATGACCCTGCCTGCCGGAAGAGCGGTTTGCGATGTAACGGACGGGGTCAATCGGTTCATGCGTCGGGCCGGATGTCACGATGGCGGTCTTGCCGCTGAGCATCAGAGACTGAGGTTGAAGCAGATCCTCGATCGCGGCAACAATCTCAAGCGGTTCCGCCATGCGACCGACGCCAGCCTCGCCACTTTCGGCCATTTCGCCAGCCTTGGGACCGATGAAATGCAGGCCGTCGCTCTGAAGGGTCATCAGGTTTCGCTGGGTGGCCGGATGCGCCCACATCTGCGGGTTCATCGCAGGCGCCACAAGCACTGGCTTGTTGGTGGCCAGGAGAACCGTGGATGCAAGATCATTGGCAAGGCCGTTTGCCATCTTGGCCATCAGGTCTGCCGTCGCCGGGGCAACCACCACGAGGTCGCATTCCCGCGCCAGCCGGATATGGCCGACATCCTGTTCATCCTCCCGCGAGAAAAGCTCGGTGAAAACCTTGTCGGCCGCTAGCGCCCCCACGGCCAGCGGCGTGATGAACTCCTGGGCGCCCGCCGTCATGATCGGGCGGACATGTGCGCCGCGTTCGCGAAGTCGCCGGATCAGGTCCAGGCTCTTATAGGCGGCAATTCCACCAGAAATGATGAGAAGAATGTCCTTGCCGGCAAGCGTCATTAGCAGAGATCCTGATCAATTCGTCTTGCCTGATTAGCGCAAATCGGGACCCGGCGAAATCATTTGTAAAAAGCCTATGGCAGAGCTTCCGCCGGACCCGCAAAAAACTGGTAGGCTTAGCTGACCTGAATGGCGATCACGACAGCGGCAATCGCAATGACCCAGAGCGCCAGTCGGCCCAAGCGAGTATGACGTGCCTCGGCCTTGCCGATCGCCTCGGCGGTTTCGGGATCGAAGCGCAGGCCGTGCTCGCTCATATGCATCAACTCGCCATGGAATTTCTCGGTCTTGGACGCAATTTCCGGCAGGGCTTCTGCAACGCGGATCGCTGCCTTCACGCCGTCCTTGAGATCGACCGCAATTCGCTTCGGCCCCAGATTGTCGCGTATCCAGGATGAGACGACGGGGTCCGCCGCCTTCCACATGTTGAACTGCGGATTGAGAATCCGCGCCACGCCCTCGACCACCACCATGGTCTTCTGGAGCATGATCAGTTCGGGTCGGGCTGCCATATCGAAAAGCTCGGTCACCTCGAACAGCAGCGTCAGCAACCGTCCCATCGAAATCGTCTCAGCGGGCTGACCATGGATCGGCTCGCCGATGGCGCGGATTGCCTGGGCAAAGCTTGCAACATTATGGTGGGACGGCACATATCCCGCCTCGAAGTGCACTTCAGCTACACGCAGGTAATCACGGGTGATGAAGCCGTAGAGGATCTCCGCAAGAAAACGCCGCTCTTTCTTTCCCAGACGTCCGGTAATGCCCATGTCGACGGCAACGATCATGCCCTGCGGGTCGACGAAGAGATTGCCGGGATGCATATCGGCATGAAAAAAGCCGTCACGCAGCGTATGGCGCAGGAAGGACTGGATCAGCGTATCGGCGAGCGCGTTCAGATCGTGCCCGGCTTTGCGCAGGGCCTCCACGTCCGACATCTTGATCCCGTCGATCCATTCCATGGTGACGACATCGCGGCCGGTTCTTTCCCAGTCGATTTCGGGAACGCGGAAACCGGGGTCATCGCGAGTGTTTTCGCCAAGCTCGGAAAATGCCGCTCCTTCGAGCCGCAGGTCCATCTCGACTTTGGTGGTCTGTTCGAGTGTGCGCGTGACTTCCACCGGACGCAGGCGCCGTGTCTGCGGGATGAAGCGTTCCTGCAGATGGGAAACGAGATACATCGCCTCCAGATCAGCGGCAAAGCGCCGGCGGATGCCGGGTCGGATCACCTTGACGGCAACCTTCTTTGGCCCCTGATCCGTCATGACTTCCGCCGGGTGTACCTGCGCAATCGACGCCGCAGCAATCGGCGCGTCAAGACGCAGATAAAGCTCGTCAATCGGGCGCCCGAGGGATTCCTGAATAGTGGTCTTAGCCTCTTCCATGGGGAAAAAGGCCATGCGGTCTTGAAGGCCGGAAAGATCCTCGGAAAACTCGGTGCCGACCACATCGGGACGCGTTGCCAGGAACTGCCCGATCTTCACATAGGACGGGCCGAGCCGAGCCACGGCACGGGCAAGGCGATCGGATCGCTCGCGCTTCATCGCGCGATTGCGCGCCAGCAAGCCGGCAGCCTTTTGTGCAAGACGCAGGCTTGGCGGCAGGCCTTCCGAAGGCAGCGCCGAAACAACACCCTCACGAACCAGAACCCAGCCCACCCGCGCCAGGCGGAAATATGCACCCACTGTGCTCATCAGGATCAGAGCTTCCAGCCGGAATGGAGGGCGGCGATGCCACCCGAATAATTGGTGAACTTCACATTCGAGAAGCCCGCCTTGCGTATCATGGTCGCGAAATTCTCCTGATTGGGGAACTTGCGGATGGATTCCACGAGATACTGGTAGGGTTCGGCATCACCGGTGATCATTTTGCCAAGACGTGGGATGGCATTGAACGACCACGCGTCGTAAACCTTGTCGAGGAGCGGCAGATCCACCTCGGAAAACTCGAGAACCAGTAGTCGGCCGCCGCGTTTCAGCACCCGATAAGCCTCCGCAAGCGCGACGTCGATGCGCGGAACATTCCGGATGCCAAAGGCGATCGTATAGGCGTCGAAACTGTTGGCGTCGAACGGAAGGCTCTCGGCATTGGCCTCGACGAAGGTCAGGTTTTCGGTCAATCCCTTCTTTTCTGCGCGCTCGGCACCGACACCCAGCATCGAGCCATTGATGTCGAGGACGGTCGCATGGGCCAGCCGATCAGAAGCCTCAATAATGCGGAAGGCAATATCCCCGGTGCCGCCTGCTACATCCAGCACCTTATAGGACGGATCCTTGCGCGGATTGAGCGCTGCAATCATCGCATCCTTCCAGACCCGATGCAGACCGCCGGACATCACATCATTCATGATGTCATAGCGCTTCGCGACCTTGTGGAATACGTCGTTGACCAGATCCTGCTTCTCGCCATCGCCAACCTGCCGGAAGCCATACGAGGTCTCCATTCCACCTTCGGCAGATACTCGGCTTGCAGTCATGGCTTCACTCCACTTGTCGACTTTTACAGGGACCATAGCGAAAAGGTCGTCCACACGCTATCTGATCCTCCGCGGCATATGCGCCGGTCAGGGTCTATAGACCGTGTCGAAGGTCATTCAAACAGAAAGATGGGCAGGAATGCCGGAATTGCCAGAGGTTGAAACGGTGAAACGCGGACTGGCGCCAGCTATGGAGGGTGCCCGTGTCGTTCAGCTTGAATTGCGCCGACCCGATCTGCGCTTTCCCTTCCCACCCGGACTGTCCGAGCGCATTTCCGGGCAGCAGGTTATCGCGCTGGGGCGGCGGGCGAAATACCTGCTGATCGACTTCGCTGATGGTGCCGTTCTCGTGTCGCATCTTGGAATGTCAGGTTCCTATCGCATCGAAAAGGACGATATGTCTGACATGCCCGGCATTTTTCATCATGCGCGGGGGAAGGATGAGAAACACGATCATGTCGTCTTTCATCTGGAACGGCCGGAGGGGCGTTTGCGAGTCATTTATAATGATCCCCGTCGCTTCGGTTTTCTCGATCTGGTCGAGCGTGACAAGATTGAGATGCATCCCTCCTTTCTCGACCTCGGACCCGAACCCGTAGGCAATGCCTTGTCCGCTGACTACCTCGCAGAGCGTTTTGCCGGAAAGCTCCAGCCGCTGAAAAGCGCACTCCTCGATCAAAAGGTGATTGCGGGGCTTGGGAACATCTATGTGTGCGAAGCGCTATGGCGGTCGGGACTCTCGCCGCTTCGTGCCGCCGCGACCCTGGTGACGAAAACAGGCCGACCCAAGAAGGAGCTCGTCCTGCTTGCCGATTCCATCCGCGCAGTCATTGCCGACGCAATTGCAGCTGGCGGTTCCTCGCTCAGGGATCACATCCAGGCGGACGGAAATCTCGGATATTTCCAGCACAGCTTCATGGCCTATGACCGGGAAGGACATCCCTGTCGAACACCAGGTTGCGATGGATCGGTCGAAAGGATAGTTCAATCGGGGCGCTCAACCTTCTATTGTCGCGCCTGTCAGAAATAGAAAACGCCATGGGAGGCTTGAATGGCATACGAGACCCTGTTGATTGACCAACGTGACCGCGTTGTCGTGATCACGCTTAATCGTCCTCAGGCGCTAAATGCGCTGAATTCGACCGTCATGCATGAATTGGCCGACGCCTTGGCATCCATGGAGCGCGACGCGGGCGTCGGTGCGGTAGTGCTGACCGGGTCGGAAAAGGCTTTCGCCGCCGGTGCGGACATTAAGGAAATGCAGTCGCTTAACTTTGTTGACGCCTATACCGGGGACTTCATCGGGGGCTGGGACAAGATCGCAGGCTTTCGCAAACCTATCATCGCCGCGGTATCCGGCTTCGCCCTTGGCGGTGGTTGCGAGCTGGCGATGATGTGTGATTTCATCATCGCCTCGAAAACCGCTAAGTTCGGCCAGCCCGAGATTACGCTCGGCATCATTCCCGGCATGGGTGGCTCGCAACGCCTGACACGGGCTGTAGGCAAGGCAAAGGCCATGGACCTATGTCTGACGGGCCGGATGATGGATGCCGCCGAGGCGGAAAGCGCGGGTCTTGTTGCTCGTGTGGTGGACGCTGAACGTTTGCTGGACGAGGCGGTCGAAGCTGCGGCCAAAATCGCATCCTTCTCATTGCCGGCCGTCCTGATGGCCAAGGAGGCCGTCAATCGTTCTTTCGAGCAGACACTGGCCGAAGGTCTGCGCTTTGAGCGCCGTCTTTTCCATTCGCTCTTTGCAACGGAAGACCAGAAGGAAGGGATGGGGGCTTTCGTCGAGAAGCGCAAGCCGCAGTTCCGCAACAAATGAAAGCACGCGATCGGCTTTCCTGCAGAATACGCGTTGACGGCCAGACGCTTTCCCGCTATATGCCCGCCCACGGTTGGGAAAGCCAAGGCGCTTTCCCGAGTTTAGCTCCTGAATTGCTGAGATGACGGGTCGCAAGGACCAAGGTGCGGCGATGGTGGAGTTCGGTTCGAATTCTTGAGAGAGGCATAAATGGCCAACACAACTTCGGCGAAGAAGGCGACCCGCAAGATCGCTCGCCGCACTGCAGTCAACAAGGCTCGTCGTTCGCGCATGCGCGGCTTTATCCGCAAGGTCGAAGAAGCAATTGCTTCCGGTGATGCAGCGGTTGCCAAGGAAGCGCTTCGGGTAGCTCAGCCGGAACTGCAGCGCGCAGCCACCAAGGGTGTGGTTCATGCCAATACGGCATCGCGCAAGATCTCGCGCCTTGCACAGCGTGTGAAGGCCCTCTCGGCCTGATTTCAGACACGTTTCGGTCACAATTGGAAATAGCCTGGCTCTTGAGCCGGGCTGTTTTCGTTTTCGCCTGTTTCAAAACGAGAAGGCTTCGACACGGAGAATTCTGACATCTGTGTGTCACGCGGGTGACACAAAAAAGACCTTTGTTTCAATAGGTTATCGAAGGTGTCTCGACTGCCGCACGATTGACGTGACGGAAAGGGACCCTAATAATGAGTCAAGCGAATTTTTATTTTTTGGCTCTTTTTCGACCGATCCTCGCCACCGATCCTGAATCCCCTTGATTCAAAAGCGATTCTTTTTCCCTAGAATGTGACGGAAAAACGATGTTCTGAGAGTCAAGTGAATGCCATTCTAAAAGGGTAAAAATCACAGTTGATCTTGCAAATCGATCCTGCCTTAATGGTTTCAAGCAAGGGGCGGGACGCTGGCTCGAAAGGGCACCGGGTTCACGATCCAGACAGGCTTTCGCACTTGCCGGAACGGGGTGTATCTGCCCCGTTTTCTCCGAAATCGATTGTTATTGCGTCGGAGGCGTACGCGCCCCCGCTGTTAGCTCTGTGCCTTGTTGGCTAGGGCCGATTGATGAGGAAGATCGTGATCTGTATGACGAGGATACAGATCTGAGTGGTAGGAACTGCGCCAGTCTTGGGGTCGATTGGCGCATTTGGCATGGGCCGCTTCTGTGAGGATGCGGAGCATGGTCATCGGGGGCGGTCGAGGCATGTAATGCACCGGCTTAATGTTGAAGAGGCTGTCGGACGCGAGTGAACGCCCGATACCAGGAAGGAATTTTGGAAGGCGGCAAAATGCAATTGAATTCGATGACGGCCGGTGCGTTGGCAAGCGGGGACAATGCACATACGGCGCTTGGTGCCGTGCGCTCCGAGGTAGGAGACGATGCCGAAATGCAGCATAATGCTCTCTTCGAGCGTTTTAGCGCCCGCTTGAAGGCGCAGGTCGGGCCGGACGTCTATGCAAGCTGGTTTGGTCGTCTGAAACTCCACTCTTCATCCAAGAGCGTCGTGCGCCTGACGGTTCCGACAACCTTCTTGAAGTCGTGGATCAACAACCGTTACCTTGATCTCATCACCTCTATCTTCCAGAGCGAAGATCCAAGCATCCTGAAGGTCGAAATCCTCGTTCGGAGTGCCAGCCGTGCCACGCGCGGCCCTGTTGTCGAAGAACGCCAGCCAGTGATGGAGGTACCGCAGGCCACCGTTCGCAAAAGTGGCGCGCAGCAGGTTGGCCAAGCCTCGGTTGCCGTCACCCAGTCGCAGACAGCGCGCCCCGGCGTCGCTGGACCTTTGTTCGGCTCCCCACTGGACGCCCGTTACACGTTTGACGGCTTTGTTGAAGGCTCCTCGAACCGAGTGGCACTCGCGGCAGCAAAGACAATTGCTGAAGCAGGCGCCGGCGCCGTGCGTTTCAACCCGCTTTTCATTCATTCGTCGGTCGGTCTCGGCAAGACGCATCTGTTGCAGGCGATTGCCAACGCGGCCATTCACAGCCCCAGGGCTCCGCGCGTAGTCTATCTGACTGCCGAGTATTTCATGTGGCGTTTTGCTACAGCCATCCGAGACAATGATGCGCTGACACTGAAGGATTCGCTGCGTAATATCGATCTCCTGATCATCGATGACATGCAATTCCTGCAGGGCAAGATGATCCAGCACGAATTCTGCCATCTGCTCAACATGCTGCTCGATAGCGCTAAACAGGTGGTTGTTGCAGCCGATCGCGCTCCCTGGGAACTGGAATCGCTCGATCCGCGTGTGCGCTCGCGTCTG from Peteryoungia desertarenae encodes the following:
- a CDS encoding class II glutamine amidotransferase, with the translated sequence MCRWAAYRGDAIYLEELVSSPAHSLIEQSHCATRAKTSTNADGFGLAWYGDRPEPGRFRDVLPAWSDCNLKSLARQIRSPLFLAHVRAATHGSTRRDNCHPFVHDNWSFMHNGQIDHFDQLRRPMETMLDDEYFNGRHGNTDSELLFLLAMQFGMKERPLAAMAEAIGFVTGLSLHLVGSVKIRFTAAFSDGKSLYAVRYASDRFAPTLFAGPMGESGSHCVVSEPLNDDTDAWMEIPPDSAVVVDDTGLRVEAFKPAVETQRLPNLALAN
- the coaBC gene encoding bifunctional phosphopantothenoylcysteine decarboxylase/phosphopantothenate--cysteine ligase CoaBC, which translates into the protein MTLAGKDILLIISGGIAAYKSLDLIRRLRERGAHVRPIMTAGAQEFITPLAVGALAADKVFTELFSREDEQDVGHIRLARECDLVVVAPATADLMAKMANGLANDLASTVLLATNKPVLVAPAMNPQMWAHPATQRNLMTLQSDGLHFIGPKAGEMAESGEAGVGRMAEPLEIVAAIEDLLQPQSLMLSGKTAIVTSGPTHEPIDPVRYIANRSSGRQGHAIAAALSRLGAKVTLVSGPVTIADPAGVTTIHIERAEEMRDAVLAALPADIAVMVAAVADWRVASSADQKIKKQAGAAPAPLELTENPDILKTVGHHPNRPRLVVGFAAETQNVEENGRAKLERKGADLIVANDVSPETGIMGGSRNTVRLITTSGSEVWPEMDKDAVAMKLAHWIAERVEKP
- the mutM gene encoding bifunctional DNA-formamidopyrimidine glycosylase/DNA-(apurinic or apyrimidinic site) lyase, with the translated sequence MPELPEVETVKRGLAPAMEGARVVQLELRRPDLRFPFPPGLSERISGQQVIALGRRAKYLLIDFADGAVLVSHLGMSGSYRIEKDDMSDMPGIFHHARGKDEKHDHVVFHLERPEGRLRVIYNDPRRFGFLDLVERDKIEMHPSFLDLGPEPVGNALSADYLAERFAGKLQPLKSALLDQKVIAGLGNIYVCEALWRSGLSPLRAAATLVTKTGRPKKELVLLADSIRAVIADAIAAGGSSLRDHIQADGNLGYFQHSFMAYDREGHPCRTPGCDGSVERIVQSGRSTFYCRACQK
- the ubiB gene encoding 2-polyprenylphenol 6-hydroxylase → MSTVGAYFRLARVGWVLVREGVVSALPSEGLPPSLRLAQKAAGLLARNRAMKRERSDRLARAVARLGPSYVKIGQFLATRPDVVGTEFSEDLSGLQDRMAFFPMEEAKTTIQESLGRPIDELYLRLDAPIAAASIAQVHPAEVMTDQGPKKVAVKVIRPGIRRRFAADLEAMYLVSHLQERFIPQTRRLRPVEVTRTLEQTTKVEMDLRLEGAAFSELGENTRDDPGFRVPEIDWERTGRDVVTMEWIDGIKMSDVEALRKAGHDLNALADTLIQSFLRHTLRDGFFHADMHPGNLFVDPQGMIVAVDMGITGRLGKKERRFLAEILYGFITRDYLRVAEVHFEAGYVPSHHNVASFAQAIRAIGEPIHGQPAETISMGRLLTLLFEVTELFDMAARPELIMLQKTMVVVEGVARILNPQFNMWKAADPVVSSWIRDNLGPKRIAVDLKDGVKAAIRVAEALPEIASKTEKFHGELMHMSEHGLRFDPETAEAIGKAEARHTRLGRLALWVIAIAAVVIAIQVS
- the thiD gene encoding bifunctional hydroxymethylpyrimidine kinase/phosphomethylpyrimidine kinase; translation: MTSTSIRNVLSIAGSDPSGGAGIQADLKAFSARGCYGMAVITALTAQNTRGVSAVVPLDPDFVAEQIRMVFDDVRVDAVKIGMIANAGIAMAVAEALKPHRGIPVVLDPVMIAKGGASLLDPDAVEALTSELLPLATLLTPNLPEAAALLGDPEASDRRIMESQAVRLTALGPKAVLVKGGHLAGGESPDVLVADGKVSWFEARRVETSNTHGTGCSLSSALAAELAKGREPQEAVGIAKAWLAEAVAASGRLAVGSGHGPVHHFHAMW
- a CDS encoding MmcQ/YjbR family DNA-binding protein, which gives rise to MSNLFERAEFEDFVARLPGVSFVDQWDSRVAKVADKVFALLTDTSHRITFKVTEESFEILSSMDGVSQAPYFAKRKWVSVSAEAPLSSDDLQYYLQRSHRLVAQGLTQKTRTELGIPKGLD
- a CDS encoding pirin family protein — its product is MSIRPVKFESRATPAMEGAGVKLHRVFGFGDPSMTDPFLMMDDFRNDDPTDYIRGFPWHPHRGIETITYVLAGTVEHGDSLGNRGSLGAGDIQWMTAGSGIMHQEMPKGDFAGRMHGFQLWANLPSSLKMTTPRYQDIRGSDIPVVVDDDGTAVRVICGEFWGTSGPVDGIAAEPVYLDISVPPGKRKTLPVDTYRSAFAYIFAGSGTFRDASKPFGVKVEKEYMGEELNIRDLSGNRTLVVFDTGDEITVQAGEQGIRFLLVSGKPIKEPVAWHGPIVMNSREELMQAMRELQNGTFIKVDH
- a CDS encoding enoyl-CoA hydratase, whose translation is MAYETLLIDQRDRVVVITLNRPQALNALNSTVMHELADALASMERDAGVGAVVLTGSEKAFAAGADIKEMQSLNFVDAYTGDFIGGWDKIAGFRKPIIAAVSGFALGGGCELAMMCDFIIASKTAKFGQPEITLGIIPGMGGSQRLTRAVGKAKAMDLCLTGRMMDAAEAESAGLVARVVDAERLLDEAVEAAAKIASFSLPAVLMAKEAVNRSFEQTLAEGLRFERRLFHSLFATEDQKEGMGAFVEKRKPQFRNK
- the ubiE gene encoding bifunctional demethylmenaquinone methyltransferase/2-methoxy-6-polyprenyl-1,4-benzoquinol methylase UbiE; its protein translation is MTASRVSAEGGMETSYGFRQVGDGEKQDLVNDVFHKVAKRYDIMNDVMSGGLHRVWKDAMIAALNPRKDPSYKVLDVAGGTGDIAFRIIEASDRLAHATVLDINGSMLGVGAERAEKKGLTENLTFVEANAESLPFDANSFDAYTIAFGIRNVPRIDVALAEAYRVLKRGGRLLVLEFSEVDLPLLDKVYDAWSFNAIPRLGKMITGDAEPYQYLVESIRKFPNQENFATMIRKAGFSNVKFTNYSGGIAALHSGWKL
- the dnaA gene encoding chromosomal replication initiator protein DnaA produces the protein MQLNSMTAGALASGDNAHTALGAVRSEVGDDAEMQHNALFERFSARLKAQVGPDVYASWFGRLKLHSSSKSVVRLTVPTTFLKSWINNRYLDLITSIFQSEDPSILKVEILVRSASRATRGPVVEERQPVMEVPQATVRKSGAQQVGQASVAVTQSQTARPGVAGPLFGSPLDARYTFDGFVEGSSNRVALAAAKTIAEAGAGAVRFNPLFIHSSVGLGKTHLLQAIANAAIHSPRAPRVVYLTAEYFMWRFATAIRDNDALTLKDSLRNIDLLIIDDMQFLQGKMIQHEFCHLLNMLLDSAKQVVVAADRAPWELESLDPRVRSRLQGGVAIEMEAPDYDMRLDMLKTRLDLARKDDASLDIPLDILEHVARNVTSSGRDLEGAFNQLLFRRSFEPNLSVERVDELLAHLVGAGEQKRVRIEDIQRIVARHYNVSRQELVSNRRTRVIVKPRQIAMYLSKTLTPRSFPEIGRRFGGRDHTTVLHAVRKIEELIGEDTKLSHEVELLKRLINENNA
- the rpsT gene encoding 30S ribosomal protein S20, with the translated sequence MANTTSAKKATRKIARRTAVNKARRSRMRGFIRKVEEAIASGDAAVAKEALRVAQPELQRAATKGVVHANTASRKISRLAQRVKALSA